In Schistocerca cancellata isolate TAMUIC-IGC-003103 chromosome 7, iqSchCanc2.1, whole genome shotgun sequence, a genomic segment contains:
- the LOC126092935 gene encoding mucin-1-like → MASPATSPSTTHVSSDVTQVTSAPKIEVALPPTTRAILRASSPGITEVTAPAAYLTTKHVASLPLEQLVSNASPSASTQISSSIPIACYSRHPITSRVVRYNTQKVTSAVARYNIRQGTKPVARYSTRCVTSPAAGYSTHPVTSLAARFSTRSVTNPAAGFSTRCVTSPAARFSIRSVTSPAARFSTRSVTSPAAGFSTHPVTSLAARFSTRSVTNPAAGFSTRCVTSPAARFSIRSVTSPAARFSTHSVNNPAAGFSTRCVTSPAARFSTRCVTSPAARFITRSVTSPAASYNMIRIARF, encoded by the coding sequence ATGGCATCTCCCGCCACGTCCCCATCTACAACACATGTCTCATCAGACGTGACACAAGTGACGTCGGCACCTAAAATTGAAGTGGCGTTGCCACCCACAACGAGAGCAATTCTTCGAGCCTCATCGCCAGGCATAACGGAAGTTACAGCACCAGCAGCCTATCTAACCACAAAACATGTAGCCTCATTACCTTTAGAGCAGTTGGTGTCCAATGCATCGCCGTCAGCCTCCACACAAATATCATCCTCCATCCCCATTGCCTGCTACAGCAGGCATCCTATTACCAGTCGTGTTGTCAGATACAACACTCAGAAAGTAACCAGTGCTGTTGCCAGATACAACATCCGTCAAGGCACCAAACCTGTTGCCAGATacagcacacgctgtgtcaccagtcctgctgctggATACAGCACACATCCTGTCACCAGCCTTGCTGCCcgattcagcacacgcagtgtcaccaatcctgctgccggattcagcacacgctgtgtcaccagtcctgctgcccgattcagcatacgcagtgtcaccagtcctgctgccagattcagtacacgcagtgtcaccagtcctgctgccggatTCAGCACACATCCTGTCACCAGCCTTGCTGCCcgattcagcacacgcagtgtcaccaatcctgctgccggattcagcacacgctgtgtcaccagtcctgctgcccgattcagcatacgcagtgtcaccagtcctgctgccagattcaGCACACACAGTGTCAACAATCCTGCTGCCGGATtcagcacacgctgtgtcaccagtcctgctgccagattcagcacacgctgtgtcaccagtcctgctgccagattcataacacgcagtgtcaccagtcctgctgccagctACAACATGATTCGCATTGCAAGATTCTGA